ATTAGTGGGAACACTTGGAGCCATTATGTCTCGTCACGTCCTTCTATTATTTAggctaatatatatatatatatatataatattaattaactcCATTAAAGATCTAAATGCATACAtgcatactttttttaatatagtttatttCATAGTGCATCATTATTTAAAATCGAACTATATACATTTGATTAACTACATAAACCGGTATCATTTCTGTCAACGTTTAAcactttattcttaaaaaaaaaaaaaacagaaaaagaaatcacaaaaaaatGCATTGTGAATTAAACCTcgttttaatttatgtattttaattttttttttcctgttttgCACTTTCTGAATAGAATTTAGGCCCATTTACTATAATACCTCTATTCATTAAACTCTTTGAACACCTCTCGATTATATATCCAGGTTCTTCAAAACTatctgaaaatatattttacatttctcGCTTTCAGAAGATTATAATCATGGTATTAATAGTGGTTTACCATCAAGTAATTGAAAACAAccttatcataattatatttcagATTAGATATCCTGTAGCCTTTTTTGAATTATGTATTCCGAAGCTATATTTCAAATTctgaattattatatatgatgaaGGTGGTGGAAGAAAGTATAGATGCAAAAGtgcccattttttttttttattatggatGGGTCTTTGagagaaatttattaaaaaatacaacacaAACGAGATGAACCCGAtcgataaaaaattaatattttttccaattcaaaattttaaaatgataaattttttatttttttttataaaatgttcaCCTTTTTTCTATCTTATCAATGCCCAACTTAAACTCATTCTttagaaagtgaaaaagaagGTCCCCATTTTCACCATAATATTCCCTTCAACAAACATGTATCATGACAAGATTTCGGATTTAATCTAATATTCCCTTCACCAAAAAACTCATTATTTAGGCGTGAACTTGATtcgttcattttttttttccattttgattGAAACCAACAAATAAGGTTTCTgtcaatttttcattattattagcACTTAAACAATTTCAAGTGTGGAGGACATAAATTCTAGAAAATGCTTGCGAACAAAAATGACTGAAAATCTGTActaacaaaaagaaatagagCAAGCTGTTCACATAAAAGCTGAAAATATTTCCACCTCAAACTACATTGTTTAGACATAAATCCAAACAcaaaaacctaaataaaaacaaaaaagaacataCATATCTCCATAAAAAATCTATAACAACGGTGACAGATAATGTAAGAGCTTGCTAGTACACGATTTCTGCCACCGAAAGGAATTGTTGGACTTTCAAATTTTGTTGATACCACAGATATTTTGGCAAAGTAATATGAGATTATTGTGAACAATAGAAGTATAGTTACATTTTCAAGGTACGAGATCATTGATAAACAAAAAAGGAACATAAATGAACTTTTGTGTCCTTAAAATCTAAACATGAGCTTTGTAAGACCAAGTTTTTCACTGAATAAAGGTAAACCATTGAACATACATTATTTGGTGTTGATTTTATCTGGTTCTTGAGAGAAGTTTGTGGTGGTGGCAAAAGTTGGAAGATTCTGTGGTGTGTCTGGTTCAACTCTGAACTTTTGATAAATGTCCCCTTTGTAAAATTTTCTGGTCCTTAAGACTAGAATGAAGGAAACAAAGCATCCAACCAAGGTTGAAGCAGTGATTATGATGAAAGGCATCTTGTAGCATTGCACTCCCAAGCAAGTTAAGTCCTTTCCCTTTTGCCTTGTGAGTCCCTTCATCTTCAACTGCTTCAAAGCCTCTTTATCATACAAAAAACCAGTGACTTTCACATTCAGAATGTAAGATCCAACAGGGCTTGCCACAGCACCTAAATTGTATAAAGTTGAGTAGTATTTGAGGCCGAATATTTCAGATATGATGGCAAACATTAAGGGCCATATGGCCCCAAAGCAAAACCCAATAATCACTGAAGAGAAATAAAGTGAGTTTGGGATACCAAAAGCGATTAGAATATGGCCAACACAGGAGAGAAGCATGACTAGAGTGAGGAGCAAGGGACGAGGGAATTTGTATTTGGCTAACAAATATTCTGAGGCAAACCCAGAAGATGCTCTTCCTAGATAATTCCATATACTCACAAGAGACACAAAAGTTGTGAGGCTCTTTTTCGGGTATCCCAATGAGTTTCCAATCTGTCCCAGATTGTCAAGAGCCGTCAATGTTCCTCCCACACCAAACACTGATGCAATGAACAGAATCAACATGTCAATGCTGAAAATAGCTTGGAAGATGGTGTAGTCCTCACCCCTTTTTGGAGGTTTGAAAACGTTCTTTAAACATGAGCTGGTTTTTCCTTCCAGATGAGAAGAGGCAGCGGCATGTGCTTCTTCTGGCTGTGGCAATTCAATAACTGAGGCAGAAGCAGTAACAGCATCTGCATGATCGGGGACGGTTTGGTTCTGGTTCTGGTTCTGGTTCTGGCTCTGGTTCTTCCAAAGTCTGAACTCTTCTTTGAACACAATACCAAGTGGGAGAAGAAGCAAGAAAAGAAGCACCATGCCATCCACTATGTACTCCACCCTTGTGAAACTCAACCTGTTTTGTATAATTATCAACACCATGAGAAACCCTGCAACCCCAAGTGAAATATAAAGAAGTTGGTAAAAAACCTTGATATCTCTGGGTTGTGGGGTGATACTCAAGACCCTAACTGTTGGAAGGAAAATGAAGGAAACAGCAGCAGGAAGCCAGCCAATGAGGAATATAAGAGTTTTGGAGTTGTCACCATATAAGGCATGGTATAGCTGAGTGAAAATAGCTCCACTTAGACCCACATAACCCTTCAGAAGACCAATTACACTTCCACGGCTTCTTGGGAAGCTTTGGACACAGTTCACCAAAGCACCAGTGTTAGCGAAGGACTGAGAATTAGCACCAATGTAAAAGTAGAGACACATTTGCCACAGTTGGGGTTTGGCAATGCGTGAAGTGACAGATAGCCATATCATGAAGTAGCCCACAAAGTTCATTGTGGCTCCCATGGCTAGTATAACCCAAGGGGGACTTACCTCATTGATCAACCCAGAGAAAATTCCAAGGTTGGCACCAAGGTCCTTGAAGAAGCTTATCAAGTTGAGCGTGGATTGGTCATACCCCAACGAGGTTTTTACCTCGTTGGAGTACAAACCAAACATGTATGTTGCCCCTGAAACTGCCATGATGAGACATGAGGCAAAGATCATGAACCAACGACCAGTAATAGCATGGCGTATGAAGGCCTTCGTTTTTGTTAGCTCTTCTTCCACTGCCATTTTTGTAGGAAACAGCAACCAAACACTCTCTTTGGTTGTGGATTTAGAACCACGCTTGTGTGAGTATGTGTATATTGCGCACGGAGCTTAACTTTGAGTATGGGATAAGAACATATATACTTGGAGGATGCAATACTATGCTATATGATAAAACATTAAAGTCACTTTGTGGTAACTAGATTCTCCACCAAAAGTGGAACCAGATTCAAATCCTTTGGGGGAAGAAATTGTGCATGATTTCAGACTATGACAAGCACTAAAAGATGCTTGTTCAACCAGCCATTGAGGGAAGAGATGGGATTCCGTAAGAAACTATGGGAATATGAGGAATTCAAGAGAACATGGTATTCTGCAGTTTATATAGTCCTTTGTTAAAGCTGCATATTTTTTGTGGCTGAAAGTGAAAACAATGCTTATCATTGGgttttgattgattttctttctGATACTTGTGTTCTTTCCAAATGATTGATTATTGTAAACTAATGAATCTTGAATTGCCTTTTGTTACAAGTTTTCGAGGAATCTGAGTATAAAGGAGAACAAAGCTGGTAGTGTCATGTCATTTACCATAAATTATCATACGAGTTTGTATCACATGCTTATAATTTTGGTAAATTTGGGCTAATTTTTACATCTCATATATctttcacacattttttttcatttgaatcaTATAAGATCATGATTAAGCTCTTTTTCATTTGATGATGCAATcgaagaataatattaatataattcttcttttcaccagtaaaattcttaaaaaataaactgagacttatttaattttacaaaagtaCACTTACTTATGTTctacaagttaattttatatttaggtGTGGGTTTTTCAACAAAAAGTAAAGTTTAGGACAAATCCTATATTTGACCGTTATTCTTTTTTTGAATTTCATAAACGTTTGTGgctttaaaatattctaaataacAGATATGTTGTGACTTGACATATGGCTTTAAAATCATCTAAATACGTTTGTggctttaaaaaaaaagaaaaaaggatattatttgatttatcgttatataattaatattgaatagATATTGCCATGCCTTATAATGTACAAGGAGGATACATTAATtggcaagaaaaaaaatcacaacttCAAATAATTGAAGAACTTTGACTATCTAAAACGAAAACATCCAAAGATATCTTtggaaatgaaaattgaataagaaatacaGAAAAAGTGACATAGATATTAAGTTCCAATTGGCCTAATTCACAGAAGAAGTAATAAAACCATTGTGGTGAGTAATTGCAAAAAGAAAGGCGTAAAAGTcaactttttgttttgtttcttttgtacgTGAACAAAAGTAGCGTCAGATTGAAgatcattattttctttgaagTTTTGTCCTTTTATCAGAGAGCCACATGGTATATATTTGTCCTAACAGAACACAGTCATGTGATTGCATTAGTAACAAGATTCCaatgttaaacatgtttttcaaaatacaaaactttaagTACCGAACCAGGTGAGACAAACTATCTTCATGTGATCAATAGTTCATTCAAACACGACAaataccaataataataataacaacagtGTCTGAAAAATCCCTCTCATTTACTTATAATTTACTATCTGACATGAATGGTATTTCATGTGAAAAGAATGTCAATTATATACTTGCACAGTTGATGTTGACAAACGGAAGACAACATAAGAGAAAAAGGAATGATTAcatattgtatttatatattttttttagtagaaTACGAAatcagataaaaataaaaaagcaacaAAATATTTCATGCTGTAAAACAGCCtggaaaacaataatatattttaagaagtATTTTATGCATATGTTctaattatgaaaatttgttttgttaaatttttccTAAAGGCCAGTAGATTGTCTGACTGTACTAAATCGTGTAGTATTTGATATGTCATATTTGGTAAATCCTGTTAGCAAATTGTTTAGCCTTTTAACCATATATACGTCTTAACTTCTATCATATTTGGTAAATCCTCTTAGCAAATATAAGTCTGTATTTGTTTATCACATCTACATAAATGCAATGTAATGTTTTGGTTTGTGTTggaatattatcataaaaaaaaacatatctcTAGTATTATTCTctatggtttttattttttttaccaataatatttatttttcttttggttttatttatgattttttaataacattatatttgaTTAACAATCTTAATCAAGATAACTTAAATTACAAATATCCAATAGTAACATGTTCACATTGTACAATATTGTACTCACACATAATTTCAACAttctaatttatgttttttttattataaatacctTAGAAAATTTTATGGGAGCTCATATGCTATTGGGTCAGTGTCAAAGCACATATAAATACCTAGtctcatatttaatatttatagttCTTAATGTGAAGGTATATGTTAGGTATTTTACATCAACTAAAAATTAGGTCAAGCAAGATAATATAAGTACACTACTGCAGAAAGGACTTTAGATgtctgttattttgggtttttaacgtcttTTTCACAACCGACGAAATTACGGGTGATGTTAATGGGACGTCAAATTTCCATATAACAGACGTCAATTAGTGTCATGTCCGACGTCAATAAACATCAGTTAAGGCCTACTCTAACGTCTAATAGcatcatatagacgtcggtgtgggaGCCAACCGACATCTAAGAGCACTATAAAGACTTcaaacatgtcactaaccgacgtctaaggtcattatagacgtcggtgtatccattaactgacgtctaacatagtcgttgtgttttaatgcagttttgttcttgtctttggatggcctagtagcacactctgtctttgctagtttcccccaaaaaaaagcttgcatcttttgaatttctcatgacatttcaacccaaaactgaacctgggttcttgcctagttccattttcaaccgcaagagggaaaaattacggtgaaacgatagctaggcaacgacccagggtcgtttttggttCGAAACgccataagaaatccaaaagacgccgctttttctgggacgcagctagcaaaggcagaatgtggtactacgttaccccaagagaggaacaaaattgcactaaaacacaacacaaggaaaccaaattttaatcagttgaatcaAAAGATAATCGAcgaaagactaatataatcggactgaacaaagtttaaacggtttaaaTAAAACAAGACGCAGCTGGAATGCAATGCCGTAAGAGTGAAAAAGGAGAAGAcgaagacgatgatgtttgcGAAACTACGAGTCTACGGTTTATTGAACATGAAATGAGGCGTCGATTGCAAcaaaatccgacgtctatagtcagctAGACGTCaattatctcactaatatgacatccaagataacttttaatatgCATTTTGCATGCACCTTAGACATCGGACACAAGGGGCGCTGACGTCTACAGCACTGATcgaaatgaattttcaattccGGTTAGGGAAGTAGACGACGGTTGTCCTAgagcgccgacgtctataacattttagacgTTGACCCCCTACTACTGGACGTCGAAGGGCCTGCGAGTTTGGTGAGTAGCATTAACCAGACGTCAATATGGCAGAAATTAactgtcttcccgccttcctgAGAGGCCCATTCACGTCAAGTTAATGGAGCACAGAcatctataacattatagatGTCAGCTTTTTTTACATGACGTTTAAGCGCTTGGGAAtgaggtgaagagcattaattgcaaccaGATAGATGTCTGCCCCCCCTaacaaccgacgtcaatggggtagtgataacggtctaaaaaccgttattttcatacttaaatttgatagtaaaacacaccctttgaggcttagaatgagctctaaatcaagtaaaacacttaagttgagtctcttgagagtcaaaagttggttttaaagatattatgcttgttttgaagggtttttggatgaattaaagatgaaagtgaagtaaggtggacttagacccatgaaagaaggagaaaaatgatgaaaagaagggtcaaacaagccgctgagcgccataatggcccgctgagcgctcagagcgattagagggaaaccgctcagcggcaaaactgaccatTGAGCGgccagagcggctagaggcaaaccgttgagcggtcaaattaggcgcctgggcggttgtctgttttttttagctagattctgtaaatctttctgttatctatctgttatctttttgggcttatatatagccccaatgcgaattagatagtgattcttttggcagggagaacatccagagctattccacacaccttggaggaggttccttggatgcttaggctccattcgtccaagtttagggttatctcttccattctttcattattttcatctagtttcaccatgattatggtgaactaaaccctttgttgttggggaacaatgtaatcttttgaaactctcatatatattgaaattcttatttatttcatatgcttgtcatatacttgtttatcaattgttgggttctcatctacgctcaatgcttttattgtttaactcattcggtaaatgatgtttgtctttatctatatggggacgtacggtaatgtcatgaactggtaggaaattccttgattatgccaatatcgcctagggatagggataagacggtcaattgcatttgcttcagaacacattgcattattagttactaggggaggctagggatagcaagccggtaattagtaataggctcttttcaccaaggaattgggctaagggtaattaagacagtttgcatggcaattagataaacaagtgaattaaataagaagagtagatatatgagagtggataagatgaaatcgtaaaccccaacaacaccattcatccatagttctcaaaaccaattgaatcaattgcattgcatgtttatatttgttCTATGCATACACCCACCaagtttattcttttctcaagtcttacgcgattaagTTACATGAAAGGTAAGGCCTAAGaatcctttgggaaaacgatacttggacttacccgtttatattacttgataacgatctggtacacttgctatgGTTAATATTGAggttaaccctagggaggaatgtcaagccactaaaTCTGAAagtgatgaggttgttgatgaggagaagatagaggaaaaagagatagaaatataggaagagaagatagaggaagaaaagatagagatagatgaggagaaaataaaggaggAAAACGTGGAGAGAaataaggagaagatagaggaagaaaagatagaggaagaagaaacagaaaagttgagtgaggggAATAAGGATGATGATAAGGAAAAAACAGTggttgagagagaagaaaaaaagaaaaaatatgcaaaaataaagaagaaaataaaaaagagaaagttaaaggagaagagtgagaagaagaggaagagaggtaagaagaaaagattatatGCAGAACCTCTtcctcaaaagaaatatcataggaaagaagaaaggtttaagtgctttatggagatcttcaagaaattggagattaaagttcctatgattgatacatggagatatgtgcttggtgttctcaacttcatgaagaaattcagcaggaagaagaaaaagaaaagaatatcaagcataAAGGAGTATCAATACCTACTgatgggtcaagctagtgacataaaaagagcgcttaTTGTTGGGTCAAGCCAGTGACATAagaagacctccacatcaaaagtATAAATCTCCTATCtaaccctttaaccaaaatatagctgcaaaaacaaaaccagacttgcagcaagaatcccttcTCCTACAATCTGTaacaccacgtcgaacaatcctcaacgtgaacAAGACTCCACTAGTCTaacccctgtaatcacaacaggtccaatgcaATAAACTTCAtggatgccaagccagaataAATTCTTGATCAAACTAGGTACACCTTCAATGTGTATATGATGATCAATCAATAAGCGCACAATCAGCCTCCCTTGGAATCTCTCTTAATAACAATCACCAcagtcttcttggagaattcttggagctctcaaTCACGGAGACATctatctgaaacagaatatgaaaatgtcaaatcatcaaaattcttagaacaacttcatgttctgtcaatttatagaattctGTTTTTTAGAGTTTCtcatagtcgaatatgctactaatacagtcgactaggttcgatagttataacagtttgTCAACCAAGTAGCatccagtcaaccaaaaataaatgctcatttaatatagttgaccaactattcaatgctcaactaacttttgaaattataGTCGTTATTgtacaagagcataacagaatttcaaatcaaacaacatatataGTTGAATGTGTGGCGCAAATAGTCGACTTCGATatgtaagaacattttgaaattcttttcttctcaaaatcgcacaaagcactgattctcaaaatttgtacaaagactttagtacagtcgattcaattaatattga
This genomic interval from Vigna radiata var. radiata cultivar VC1973A chromosome 8, Vradiata_ver6, whole genome shotgun sequence contains the following:
- the LOC106769679 gene encoding protein NUCLEAR FUSION DEFECTIVE 4, translating into MAVEEELTKTKAFIRHAITGRWFMIFASCLIMAVSGATYMFGLYSNEVKTSLGYDQSTLNLISFFKDLGANLGIFSGLINEVSPPWVILAMGATMNFVGYFMIWLSVTSRIAKPQLWQMCLYFYIGANSQSFANTGALVNCVQSFPRSRGSVIGLLKGYVGLSGAIFTQLYHALYGDNSKTLIFLIGWLPAAVSFIFLPTVRVLSITPQPRDIKVFYQLLYISLGVAGFLMVLIIIQNRLSFTRVEYIVDGMVLLFLLLLPLGIVFKEEFRLWKNQSQNQNQNQNQTVPDHADAVTASASVIELPQPEEAHAAASSHLEGKTSSCLKNVFKPPKRGEDYTIFQAIFSIDMLILFIASVFGVGGTLTALDNLGQIGNSLGYPKKSLTTFVSLVSIWNYLGRASSGFASEYLLAKYKFPRPLLLTLVMLLSCVGHILIAFGIPNSLYFSSVIIGFCFGAIWPLMFAIISEIFGLKYYSTLYNLGAVASPVGSYILNVKVTGFLYDKEALKQLKMKGLTRQKGKDLTCLGVQCYKMPFIIITASTLVGCFVSFILVLRTRKFYKGDIYQKFRVEPDTPQNLPTFATTTNFSQEPDKINTK